In Oryza brachyantha chromosome 1, ObraRS2, whole genome shotgun sequence, the following are encoded in one genomic region:
- the LOC102715979 gene encoding heat shock 70 kDa protein 15-like isoform X1 yields the protein MSVVGFDLGNESCIVAVARQRGIDVVLNEESKRETPAIVCFGDKQRFIGTAGAASSTMNPKNSISQIKRLIGRKFSDPELQSDLAAFPFRVSEGPDGFPLVHARYLGEERVFTPTQLMAMVLSNLKAIAESNLNAAVADCCIGIPVYFTDLQRRAVLDAATIAGLRPLRLFHETTSTALAYGIYKTDLPESDQLNVAFVDVGHASMQVCIAGYKKGQLKVLSHAYDRSLGGRDFDEVLFKYFAAKFKDEYKIDVYQNARACTRLRVACEKLKKVLSANPEAPMNIECLMDEKDVRGFIKRDEFEQISAPILERVKGPLEKALAEAGLTTENVHFVEVVGSGSRVPAIIKILTEFFGKEPRRTMNASECVARGCALECAILSPTFKVREFQVNDGFPFSIAMSWKPDSQNGDYQQTVVFPKGNPMPSVKALTFYRSNTFTIDVTYVDTGDLQISPKISTYTIGPFHPSKGDKAKLKVKVRLNIHGVVSVESATMLEEEEVEIPVVATTEAKDSTKMETDEAPNEAAAGTDVNMQEAKTSADAAAEGAENGTTNSEEKSVPMETDAKVEPSKKKVKKINVPVAELVYGALGTKELDKAVEKEFEMALQDRVMEETKDKKNAVESYVYDMRNKLYDKYNDFVTSEDKEALIAKLQEVEDWLYEDGEDETKGVYVAKLEELKKVHLFIHLLSFIVYSTYILLASILRSLDGFWSQVGDPIEARHKEWMDRGPAIDQLAYCINSFREAALSKDPKFDHIDIEEKQKVINECSEAEVWLREKKQQQDALPKHANPVLLSSDIKKKAETVDRFCKPIMTKPKPAPKPQTPPQTPPTETGGAQTPEQQPQGAEAAAEPGSEGGATESAGEQMETDKPEGTEAA from the exons ATGAGCGTGGTGGGCTTTGATCTAGGGAATGAGAGCTGCATTGTGGCGGTcgcgcggcagcgcggcaTTGACGTGGTCCTCAACGAGGAGTCAAAGCGGGAGACTCCCGCGATTGTGTGCTTCGGCGACAAGCAGCGTTTCATTGGGACGGCTGGCGCAGCTTCTTCCACAATGAACCCAAAGAATTCTATCTCTCAGATCAAGCGGCTCATTGGGCGGAAGTTCTCCGATCCTGAACTGCAGAGTGATCTAGCGGCCTTCCCCTTCCGCGTGTCGGAAGGCCCGGACGGTTTCCCTCTTGTTCATGCTCGTTACCTTGGCGAAGAGAGGGTCTTCACTCCCACACAGCTAATGGCGATGGTTCTTTCAAATTTGAAGGCCATCGCAGAGAGCAACCTGaatgctgctgttgctgattGCTGCATAGGCATTCCGGTGTACTTCACAGACCTTCAGCGTAGGGCTGTGCTTGATGCTGCCACCATTGCTGGCCTCCGCCCATTGCGGTTGTTTCATGAGACCACCTCAACAGCTTTGGCATATGGTATTTACAAGACTGATCTTCCGGAGAGTGACCAATTAAATGTTGCTTTTGTGGATGTTGGACATGCCAGCATGCAGGTTTGCATTGCTGGTTACAAGAAGGGGCAGCTTAAGGTCTTGTCACATGCATATGACCGGTCCCTTGGTGGGAGGGACTTCGATGAAGTCCTGTTTAAGTACTTTGCAGCCAAGTTCAAGGATGAGTACAAGATAGATGTTTACCAGAATGCTCGTGCGTGCACTAGGCTCCGCGTGGCCTGTGAGAAACTCAAGAAGGTTCTGAGTGCTAACCCTGAGGCACCAATGAACATTGAGTGCTTGATGGACGAGAAGGACGTGAGAGGTTTTATCAAGAGGGATGAGTTTGAACAAATCAGTGCACCAATACTGGAACGTGTTAAGGGGCCACTGGAGAAGGCTTTAGCAGAAGCTGGTCTAACAACAGAGAATGTCCATTTTGTTGAAGTTGTTGGGTCGGGTTCTCGTGTCCCGGCGATAATTAAGATACTCACGGAATTCTTTGGGAAAGAACCAAGGAGGACAATGAATGCCAGCGAGTGTGTTGCCAGGGGATGCGCTCTGGAGTGCGCTATTCTTAGTCCCACTTTCAAAGTGCGAGAGTTTCAG GTTAACGATGGCTTCCCTTTCTCAATTGCAATGTCCTGGAAACCGGATTCCCAGAATGGTGACTACCAGCAGACTGTTGTATTCCCCAAGGGTAACCCAATGCCAAGCGTTAAAGCATTGACCTTCTATAGGTCCAATACATTTACCATAGATGTCACATATGTTGATACTGGTGATTTGCAAATATCACCAAAGATCAGCACTTACACG atTGGCCCTTTCCATCCCAGCAAAGGTGACAAAGCAAAATTGAAAGTGAAAGTCCGCCTTAACATCCATGGGGTAGTCTCAGTTGAATCAGCAACG AtgttggaggaggaggaagtggAAATACCAGTAGTGGCTACAACTGAGGCGAAAGATTCTACCAAGATGGAGACAGATGAGGCACCCAACGAGGCTGCTGCTGGAACTGATGTAAACATGCAGGAAGCCAAAACCTCTGCAGATGCTGCTGCCGAGGGTGCTGAAAATGGCACAACAAATTCTGAGGAAAAATCAGTTCCTATGGAAACTGATGCCAAG GTCGAGCCATCAAAGAAGAaagtaaagaaaattaatgttCCAGTTGCTGAGTTGGTTTATGGTGCCTTGGGAACAAAAGAGTTGGACAAGGCTGTGGAAAAAGAGTTTGAAATGGCTCTTCAGGACCGGGTGATGGAAGAGACAAAAGATAAGAAGAATGCCGTGGAGTCTTATGTTTATGACATGCGCAACAAG CTTTACGACAAGTACAATGATTTTGTGACATCTGAAGACAAGGAAGCATTAATTGCCAAGCTTCAAGAGGTTGAGGATTGGTTGTATGAAGATGGTGAGGATGAGACCAAGGGAGTGTATGTTGCTAAGCTTGAAGAACTTAAAAAGGTCCATCTCTTTATCCATCttctttcatttattgtttattctaCTTACATCTTGTTAGCTTCTATATTGAGAAGTCTTGATGGTTTTTGGTCGCAGGTGGGGGATCCCATTGAGGCAAGGCACAAGGAATGGATGGACAGAGGTCCTGCAATCGACCAACTTGCTTACTGTATCAACAGTTTCAGAGAGGCTGCCTTGTCCAAAGACCCGAAGTTTGATCACATTGACATAGAGGAGAAACAGAAG GTCATTAACGAGTGTTCTGAAGCAGAGGTCTGGCTGAGAGAGaaaaagcagcagcaagatGCATTGCCGAAGCATGCTAATCCTGTTCTACTTTCATCTGACATAAAGAAAAAGGCTGAAACGGTCGACAG GTTTTGTAAGCCGATAATGACGAAGCCAAAACCAGCTCCTAAGCCGCAGACACCCCCACAAACGCCTCCGACCGAGACCGGTGGAGCCCAGACACCAGAGCAGCAACCCCAGGGTGCCGAGGCAGCCGCTGAGCCGGGCAGCGAGGGTGGCGCCACTGAATCCGCCGGTGAGCAAATGGAGACGGACAAACCGGAGGGAACTGAAGCTGCCTAG
- the LOC102715979 gene encoding heat shock 70 kDa protein 15-like isoform X2 has protein sequence MSVVGFDLGNESCIVAVARQRGIDVVLNEESKRETPAIVCFGDKQRFIGTAGAASSTMNPKNSISQIKRLIGRKFSDPELQSDLAAFPFRVSEGPDGFPLVHARYLGEERVFTPTQLMAMVLSNLKAIAESNLNAAVADCCIGIPVYFTDLQRRAVLDAATIAGLRPLRLFHETTSTALAYGIYKTDLPESDQLNVAFVDVGHASMQVCIAGYKKGQLKVLSHAYDRSLGGRDFDEVLFKYFAAKFKDEYKIDVYQNARACTRLRVACEKLKKVLSANPEAPMNIECLMDEKDVRGFIKRDEFEQISAPILERVKGPLEKALAEAGLTTENVHFVEVVGSGSRVPAIIKILTEFFGKEPRRTMNASECVARGCALECAILSPTFKVREFQVNDGFPFSIAMSWKPDSQNGDYQQTVVFPKGNPMPSVKALTFYRSNTFTIDVTYVDTGDLQISPKISTYTIGPFHPSKGDKAKLKVKVRLNIHGVVSVESATMLEEEEVEIPVVATTEAKDSTKMETDEAPNEAAAGTDVNMQEAKTSADAAAEGAENGTTNSEEKSVPMETDAKVEPSKKKVKKINVPVAELVYGALGTKELDKAVEKEFEMALQDRVMEETKDKKNAVESYVYDMRNKLYDKYNDFVTSEDKEALIAKLQEVEDWLYEDGEDETKGVYVAKLEELKKVGDPIEARHKEWMDRGPAIDQLAYCINSFREAALSKDPKFDHIDIEEKQKVINECSEAEVWLREKKQQQDALPKHANPVLLSSDIKKKAETVDRFCKPIMTKPKPAPKPQTPPQTPPTETGGAQTPEQQPQGAEAAAEPGSEGGATESAGEQMETDKPEGTEAA, from the exons ATGAGCGTGGTGGGCTTTGATCTAGGGAATGAGAGCTGCATTGTGGCGGTcgcgcggcagcgcggcaTTGACGTGGTCCTCAACGAGGAGTCAAAGCGGGAGACTCCCGCGATTGTGTGCTTCGGCGACAAGCAGCGTTTCATTGGGACGGCTGGCGCAGCTTCTTCCACAATGAACCCAAAGAATTCTATCTCTCAGATCAAGCGGCTCATTGGGCGGAAGTTCTCCGATCCTGAACTGCAGAGTGATCTAGCGGCCTTCCCCTTCCGCGTGTCGGAAGGCCCGGACGGTTTCCCTCTTGTTCATGCTCGTTACCTTGGCGAAGAGAGGGTCTTCACTCCCACACAGCTAATGGCGATGGTTCTTTCAAATTTGAAGGCCATCGCAGAGAGCAACCTGaatgctgctgttgctgattGCTGCATAGGCATTCCGGTGTACTTCACAGACCTTCAGCGTAGGGCTGTGCTTGATGCTGCCACCATTGCTGGCCTCCGCCCATTGCGGTTGTTTCATGAGACCACCTCAACAGCTTTGGCATATGGTATTTACAAGACTGATCTTCCGGAGAGTGACCAATTAAATGTTGCTTTTGTGGATGTTGGACATGCCAGCATGCAGGTTTGCATTGCTGGTTACAAGAAGGGGCAGCTTAAGGTCTTGTCACATGCATATGACCGGTCCCTTGGTGGGAGGGACTTCGATGAAGTCCTGTTTAAGTACTTTGCAGCCAAGTTCAAGGATGAGTACAAGATAGATGTTTACCAGAATGCTCGTGCGTGCACTAGGCTCCGCGTGGCCTGTGAGAAACTCAAGAAGGTTCTGAGTGCTAACCCTGAGGCACCAATGAACATTGAGTGCTTGATGGACGAGAAGGACGTGAGAGGTTTTATCAAGAGGGATGAGTTTGAACAAATCAGTGCACCAATACTGGAACGTGTTAAGGGGCCACTGGAGAAGGCTTTAGCAGAAGCTGGTCTAACAACAGAGAATGTCCATTTTGTTGAAGTTGTTGGGTCGGGTTCTCGTGTCCCGGCGATAATTAAGATACTCACGGAATTCTTTGGGAAAGAACCAAGGAGGACAATGAATGCCAGCGAGTGTGTTGCCAGGGGATGCGCTCTGGAGTGCGCTATTCTTAGTCCCACTTTCAAAGTGCGAGAGTTTCAG GTTAACGATGGCTTCCCTTTCTCAATTGCAATGTCCTGGAAACCGGATTCCCAGAATGGTGACTACCAGCAGACTGTTGTATTCCCCAAGGGTAACCCAATGCCAAGCGTTAAAGCATTGACCTTCTATAGGTCCAATACATTTACCATAGATGTCACATATGTTGATACTGGTGATTTGCAAATATCACCAAAGATCAGCACTTACACG atTGGCCCTTTCCATCCCAGCAAAGGTGACAAAGCAAAATTGAAAGTGAAAGTCCGCCTTAACATCCATGGGGTAGTCTCAGTTGAATCAGCAACG AtgttggaggaggaggaagtggAAATACCAGTAGTGGCTACAACTGAGGCGAAAGATTCTACCAAGATGGAGACAGATGAGGCACCCAACGAGGCTGCTGCTGGAACTGATGTAAACATGCAGGAAGCCAAAACCTCTGCAGATGCTGCTGCCGAGGGTGCTGAAAATGGCACAACAAATTCTGAGGAAAAATCAGTTCCTATGGAAACTGATGCCAAG GTCGAGCCATCAAAGAAGAaagtaaagaaaattaatgttCCAGTTGCTGAGTTGGTTTATGGTGCCTTGGGAACAAAAGAGTTGGACAAGGCTGTGGAAAAAGAGTTTGAAATGGCTCTTCAGGACCGGGTGATGGAAGAGACAAAAGATAAGAAGAATGCCGTGGAGTCTTATGTTTATGACATGCGCAACAAG CTTTACGACAAGTACAATGATTTTGTGACATCTGAAGACAAGGAAGCATTAATTGCCAAGCTTCAAGAGGTTGAGGATTGGTTGTATGAAGATGGTGAGGATGAGACCAAGGGAGTGTATGTTGCTAAGCTTGAAGAACTTAAAAAG GTGGGGGATCCCATTGAGGCAAGGCACAAGGAATGGATGGACAGAGGTCCTGCAATCGACCAACTTGCTTACTGTATCAACAGTTTCAGAGAGGCTGCCTTGTCCAAAGACCCGAAGTTTGATCACATTGACATAGAGGAGAAACAGAAG GTCATTAACGAGTGTTCTGAAGCAGAGGTCTGGCTGAGAGAGaaaaagcagcagcaagatGCATTGCCGAAGCATGCTAATCCTGTTCTACTTTCATCTGACATAAAGAAAAAGGCTGAAACGGTCGACAG GTTTTGTAAGCCGATAATGACGAAGCCAAAACCAGCTCCTAAGCCGCAGACACCCCCACAAACGCCTCCGACCGAGACCGGTGGAGCCCAGACACCAGAGCAGCAACCCCAGGGTGCCGAGGCAGCCGCTGAGCCGGGCAGCGAGGGTGGCGCCACTGAATCCGCCGGTGAGCAAATGGAGACGGACAAACCGGAGGGAACTGAAGCTGCCTAG